A single window of Thalassoroseus pseudoceratinae DNA harbors:
- a CDS encoding molybdopterin converting factor: MKIFLINNDGAGFADTQELSEGTTIQALFEKTVPHGRPEDYLIRLNRGPVAADYVLQDGDRVSITPTKIEGATIRC, encoded by the coding sequence ATGAAAATTTTTCTGATCAACAACGACGGCGCGGGCTTCGCGGATACTCAAGAACTCTCCGAAGGAACCACGATTCAAGCTTTGTTTGAGAAAACCGTGCCGCACGGTCGACCTGAGGATTATTTAATCCGGCTTAATCGCGGACCGGTCGCAGCAGACTATGTGCTGCAAGACGGTGACCGTGTTTCGATTACTCCGACGAAAATCGAGGGGGCAACAATTCGTTGCTAG
- a CDS encoding ThiF family adenylyltransferase, producing the protein MTSSNPSDRFGRQTDLVPRDALQRHRVSVIGVGAVGRQVALQLAAMGVNRLQIFDFDIVEPTNITSQGYTQNDFGQLKVEATKKAIQLLDPDIEVLTVPHRFRPQAPVADVVFCCVDSITARTAIWRMLKSRCRFWCDGRMLAETVRVLTAADHSERTYYSSTLFSARQANIGRCTARSTIYTANICAGLMLQQYTRFLRGQTIDRDLSLNLAASELVSL; encoded by the coding sequence ATGACGAGTTCGAACCCTTCTGACCGTTTTGGACGACAAACCGACTTGGTGCCTCGTGATGCACTTCAGCGTCATCGGGTGAGCGTGATTGGTGTTGGTGCCGTCGGCCGGCAAGTGGCTTTGCAGTTAGCAGCCATGGGGGTGAATCGACTTCAAATCTTTGACTTCGATATCGTCGAACCGACGAACATCACCTCTCAAGGCTACACTCAAAACGATTTCGGGCAGCTCAAGGTCGAAGCGACGAAGAAAGCGATCCAATTGCTTGATCCGGACATTGAAGTCCTGACTGTACCGCACCGGTTTCGCCCGCAGGCTCCGGTTGCAGACGTGGTGTTTTGCTGCGTGGATTCGATCACTGCCCGCACGGCCATCTGGCGGATGCTCAAAAGTCGTTGCCGGTTCTGGTGTGACGGCCGAATGCTAGCCGAAACGGTGAGGGTGTTAACCGCCGCCGACCACAGCGAGCGGACATATTACAGCTCGACGCTGTTCTCGGCACGACAAGCCAACATCGGTCGCTGTACGGCACGCAGCACAATCTATACAGCCAACATCTGTGCTGGTCTGATGCTGCAACAGTACACCCGCTTCCTGCGAGGACAGACGATCGACCGTGACTTGTCACTCAACCTCGCCGCCAGCGAACTGGTGAGCTTGTGA
- a CDS encoding transposase has product MSGARPKRFRFCATDARETWPNPTDRGRSGSQLNVMTDAEGTPIAVIISAANEHDVRFILPFVLLQFPRVGGLRGRPRELPTVVRADCGYTSADLLRLLNWYGITGIIPQRGQDV; this is encoded by the coding sequence ATGTCGGGAGCCAGGCCAAAGAGATTCAGGTTCTGCGCGACCGATGCTCGGGAAACATGGCCCAATCCCACGGATCGAGGCCGCTCGGGCAGTCAACTGAACGTGATGACTGACGCGGAGGGAACTCCGATCGCCGTGATCATCTCCGCTGCGAACGAACACGACGTGCGGTTCATTCTGCCGTTCGTCTTGCTGCAATTCCCTCGTGTGGGTGGCTTGCGGGGTCGACCTCGCGAGTTGCCAACGGTTGTCCGAGCCGACTGCGGCTACACATCGGCGGACCTTCTCAGGCTGCTGAATTGGTACGGAATCACGGGGATCATCCCTCAGCGAGGTCAAGATGTTTAG